A window of the Tenebrio molitor chromosome 1, icTenMoli1.1, whole genome shotgun sequence genome harbors these coding sequences:
- the LOC138130865 gene encoding odorant receptor Or1-like → MDKFEWKQTIRKNIFFLQMFGLWPKDETYKFDSYAALSAFLLTTFYFIGVFAQIINLFYIHHDLTILTRTIYLLVTEMLFGLKVYYLIKNTPLLKHLMKVLDADLFQPKNTRQIDLIRASLDTWTTVYKIFLGVCWGTDVFWAIYPLLDRSNLDRQLPYIAWYPYDAKQSPFYQLTYLHQVASYTYTIFSHINIDMLIAALNVYVGCQFDILGDNLRNLHEGDPNTNLINCVEHQKLILKYFAEGSNNFFNWIILYQFFISGTMIGLTLFHLTIVAPLTSEFFTFVSYGFSIIMQIFMYCWYGNEVEVKSKNLSSAAFESNWTGLSLKVQKNLFFFILRAQKPVQILQDRTMDRYDWTLTIKLNLSILKLSGLWPRDRYKMDPYTTLTALFLLTVFTPNLLSQIIKVFFILDDLTTLAATIYLLLTEILFAVKMFFLMKNMTTLKEAMKLLDTDMFQPKNTEQVALVQPNLDSWRTIYNSFTMSCVGAIVFLSISPLLDKSGSGKNLPSLSWSPYNTQTSPAYELTYIYQVIGYAYTCMNHVNLDSFIAALNVFIGCQFDILCDNLRHLQPGDDAQESLVKCIKHHKLILKFATICNESFNLAFFVQLLVSATITGLTLFQLSTMVPFTAGFFYFTSYYLASVTQMFQYCWFSNEVHLKSANVPCAAFESDWTDLSLEVKKGLLFFIMRTQKPLHISALNVFHLSLESFVAILKTAWSYYTLLRQAEEE, encoded by the exons ATGGACAAATTCGAGTGGAAACAAACCAtcagaaaaaacattttcttcctCCAAATGTTCGGACTCTGGCCCAAAGACGAGACTTATAAGTTTGACAGTTACGCAGCACTTTCCGCATTCTTACTCACAACATTCTATTTCATCGGTGTATTCGCACAGATAATCAACTTATTCTACATTCATCACGACTTGACGATTCTCACCAGAACGATTTACCTTCTCGTCACCGAAATGCTCTTCGGCCTTAAAGTTTACTACTTGATCAAGAACACTCCACTCCTCAAACACCTGATGAAGGTTCTGGACGCCGACCTGTTCCAACCCAAAAACACCAGACAAATAGATTTGATCCGGGCGAGTCTGGACACTTGGACGACGgtctacaaaatatttttgggtGTTTGTTGGGGGACTGACGTCTTTTGGGCCATTTACCCTCTTCTGGACAGATCAAATCTAGACAGACAACTACCCTACATAGCTTGGTACCCGTACGACGCCAAACAATCACCTTTCTACCAGCTGACGTATCTGCACCAAGTGGCCAGCTACACTTACACCATCTTCAGCCACATTAACATTGACATGTTGATTGCTGCTTTGAACGTGTACGTGGGTTGccagtttgacattttaggcGACAATTTGAGAAATCTTCACGAAGGGGATCCCAACACAAATCTAATCAACTGCGTCGAACACCAAAAACTGATTCTAAAGTA TTTTGCCGAAGGTTCCAACAACTTCTTCAACTGGATCATTCTTTACCAGTTCTTCATCAGTGGAACTATGATAGGATTGACACTCTTTCACTTAACCATA GTTGCTCCTCTGACCAGCGAATTCTTCACTTTTGTGTCCTACGGTTTCTCAATAATCATGCAAATTTTTATGTACTGCTGGTACGGTAACGAAGTGGAGGTCAAG AGTAAGAACTTGTCGAGTGCGGCGTTTGAGTCCAACTGGACCGGTTTGTCTCTAAAAGTGCAGAAGAATTTGTTCTTCTTTATCTTGAGGGCGCAGAAACCGGTGCAGAT TCTTCAAGACAGAACGATGGATAGATACGACTGGACTTTGACCATCAAACTGAACCTCTCAATTTTGAAGCTTTCTGGACTGTGGCCCCGGGACCGCTACAAGATGGATCCATACACCACACTGACCGCCCTTTTTCTTCTAACAGTATTCACACCCAACCTACTGTCCCAAATAATCAAAGTCTTCTTCATCCTCGACGACTTGACCACTCTAGCTGCAACAATCTATCTTCTTTTGACCGAAATCCTCTTCgccgtgaagatgttttttctCATGAAAAACATGACAACTCTGAAGGAAGCGATGAAACTCCTCGATACAGACATGTTCCAGCCCAAGAACACAGAACAGGTAGCTTTGGTCCAGCCGAATTTAGACTCCTGGAGAACAATCTACAATTCGTTTACGATGTCGTGTGTCGGTGCAATCGTGTTTTTGTCCATTTCTCCTCTCCTGGACAAATCAGGAAGCGGGAAGAATCTCCCGTCACTTTCTTGGTCTCCGTACAACACCCAAACCTCACCTGCCTACGAACTAACGTACATCTACCAAGTCATCGGATATGCTTACACCTGCATGAATCACGTCAACTTAGACAGCTTCATTGCAGCTTTGAACGTCTTCATAGGATGCcagtttgacattttgtgCGACAATTTAAGACATCTGCAACCAGGAGACGACGCCCAAGAGAGTTTGGTCAAGTGTATCAAACACCACAAACTCATCCTCAA ATTTGCCACCATCTGCAACGAGTCTTTCAACTTGGCATTCTTTGTGCAACTTCTAGTCAGCGCCACAATCACTGGATTGACGCTGTTTCAACTTAGCACG ATGGTTCCTTTCACCGCCGGATTCTTCTATTTTACGTCGTACTATCTCGCAAGTGTGACACAAATGTTCCAGTACTGTTGGTTCAGCAATGAAGTGCATCTCAAG AGTGCTAACGTGCCATGTGCAGCTTTCGAATCCGATTGGACTGATTTATCTCTTGAAGTGAAAAAGggtttgttgtttttcatCATGAGGACCCAGAAACCTCTGCACATTTCTGCACTAAATGTATTTCACCTCTCGTTGGAATCATTCGTCGCG ATTCTTAAAACCGCCTGGTCCTATTATACTCTGCTCCGCCAAGCTGAAGAAGAGtag